Sequence from the Candidatus Binataceae bacterium genome:
CGGGCCGCGGCGGTCCGCGGCTGCGGCGCATCGGCTGGCGGCTCGCGCTCGCGGCCGCGGCGCTCGCGGCATTCGGCGCGATCGCGCCCTGGGCGTGGAACTACCTGCAGTCGTACGAATCCACCGACGACGCGCAGATCGACGGCCATATCGATCCCCTGAGCTCACGGATCAACGGCACCGTCATCCGGGTTCACGCCGAGGATGACGACCGCGCGAACGCGGGCGAACTGCTGGTCGAGATCGATCCGCGCGACTATGAAGTCGCCGTGGCGCAGGCCCGGGCACGGCTGGAACTCGCGCTGGCGCAGGCCGCTTCCGCGAAACAGGACTACGCGGCGGCGCTTGCGCACGTGCGCGAGAATGATGCGGCGAATTTCAAGGCGCAACGCGACGCGCAACGGTTCGCCGTCCTGCTCGACCAGCGGGTGGTGGCGCAGAACGAATACGATCAGTACATCGCCACGGCCCGGGTTGACGCGGCCAAGCTCGATTCTGGGCGCGAAGCGGCGGGGTCTGCGCTCAAAACGATCGCCGGGCGCGAGGCGGACGTCGACGCGGCCCGCGCCGCGCTCGACCAGGCGCTGCTCAATCTCAGCTACACCAAAATCTACGCACCGGCCAACGGCATCGTCGGCAAACGGAGCGTCGAACTCGGCTCGCGGATAGAACCCGGGCAGACCCTGATGTTCGTGACCGAAACCGACGAGATATGGGTCACCGCGAACTTCAAGGAGACCCAACTCGCGCGCATGCATCGCGGTCAACGAGTCACCATCCACATCGACACCTTCGGACGCAACTACCGGGGCTATGTAAAGAACCTCCCGGGTGCGAGCGGCGACCGTTTCAGCCTGCTGCCCGCCGAAAACGCGACCGGCAACTACGTTAAGGTCGTCCAGCGCCTGCCGGTGCGAATAGTCTTCGCGCCGGGCCAGGACCCCGACCATCGCCTGCACCCCGGAATGTCGGTCGAGCCGACCGTATGGCTGCGCTAGGCACAGCGCGCGCCGTGGCAGGTCCGTCCATGCATCCCACGGCGCCTGCCGCGGCGACTCCGGTCAAAGCGCCCGCCGCGCGGCTAACACACAACCCGTGGGCAATTGCGCTTACGGTAACGATGGCGACGTTTATGGAGCTGCTCGACACGAGCATCTCCAACGTATCGCTCCCGCACATCGCGGGCGGCCTGGGAACCAGCTACGACGAAAGCACCTGGGTGCTGACAAGCTACCTGGTGGCCAACGCGATCATCCTGCCCATGAGCGCGTGGCTCAGTCGTGTGTTCGGCCGCAAGCGCTACTACATGATGTGCGTCGCGCTGTTCACTTCGACCTCGCTGCTTTGCGGCGTCGCGCCCAGCCTCAAGATGCTGATTTTCTTCCGCGTGCTGCAGGGGATCGGCGGCGGTGGCCTCGCGCCCGTCGAACAGGCGATCCTGGTGGACACGTTCCCCAAGGAAAAGCTCGGCGGAGCGTTCGCGCTCTATAGCATGGCGATTGTCACTGCGCCGGCGATCGGACCGCCGCTCGGCGGATGGATCACGGACAGCTTTTCGTGGCGCTGGGTGTTTTTCATAAATGTTCCGATCGGTCTCTTGTCGCTCGTGCTTTCGAGCCGGCTGGTTCACGATCCGGCGGAGTTCATCGAAGAACGGAAGGCGGCGAAACGCGGCGGCAGGCTGCGGATCGACTACGTGGGAATCGCGCTCATAGCCCTCGGATTCGCCTGCCTGGAAGTTGTGCTCGACCGCGGGGAGCGCGACGATTGGCTGGAAAGTAGCTTTATCGCGGCTTTCCTCGCGATCGCGGTC
This genomic interval carries:
- a CDS encoding HlyD family secretion protein, producing the protein MDLRPDSETPQLEALRPDGGERYRHVELPAAPAKRGGAAGRGGPRLRRIGWRLALAAAALAAFGAIAPWAWNYLQSYESTDDAQIDGHIDPLSSRINGTVIRVHAEDDDRANAGELLVEIDPRDYEVAVAQARARLELALAQAASAKQDYAAALAHVRENDAANFKAQRDAQRFAVLLDQRVVAQNEYDQYIATARVDAAKLDSGREAAGSALKTIAGREADVDAARAALDQALLNLSYTKIYAPANGIVGKRSVELGSRIEPGQTLMFVTETDEIWVTANFKETQLARMHRGQRVTIHIDTFGRNYRGYVKNLPGASGDRFSLLPAENATGNYVKVVQRLPVRIVFAPGQDPDHRLHPGMSVEPTVWLR